ATATCTTCATTATTTTCCATTCTTAGAGGATGAACTGAAACTTAAAACCAATAACTGCCTATGGCCTCTTGGTATCTACAAAGGAATTTTCTGGGTAGATAATCCCAAAATGATGTATATCGGAATGCAGGACCAATTCTACACATTTAACATGTTTGATGCCCAGGGATGGTATGCGCGTGATGTAATCATGGGTAAAATATCTCTTCCTTCTAAAGATGAAATGTTGAAAAACAATCAAGAATGGAAAGATCGCGAAGAAAAGCTTGAGACAGATGAAGATATGATTTGGTTCCAAGGTGATTATACCAAAGAACTAATCGAAGCTACTGATTACCCAACATTTGATATTGAAGCTGTTAATAAAACATTCATGGAATGGGAACACCATAAACATGACGATATCATGGGTTATCGAAACAATTCTTATAAGTCTTTAATGACAGGGACGGTGGCACCAAAACACCATACTCCTTGGAAAGAAGCTTTAGATGACTCTAAAGAGACATACTTAAAAAATTAAGATTTAAGTCAATTGTCTAAATTAAATTATAATCTCATTGGCTGGGGGACATTTGTCATCTCAGCCATTGGTTTTATTATTTCTAGTATCGGGAGTTTTTGGGCCATGTTTGGAAGTATCTTCTTTCTTCTTGGCTGTATCATTTTTTTAATCCCCTACTTTTTGAATAAAGACTAAGGAGAAATATTTTGACAAGTTCTTCAAATTTATTAGTTCGTCAAAAAGGTGATGCACCTTTTACAAAAGATCCATCTGTTTCATACACTATGCCCGCTAGGTTTTACACAAGTCCTGATATTTATGAGATTGAAAAAGATGCTATTTTTTATAAATCATGGCACTACGCCGGTCATGCCTCTCAATTAAAAGAAGAGCGTTCATATATTACTACTTCTATTCATGATCAAAATATTTTTATTGCTAAAGGTTCGGATGGAGAACTTCGTGCTTTTCATAATGTTTGCGCACATCGCGGACATATTCTTTTGGAGGGTTCTGGTAGAAAAAGCGTTATTACTTGTCCTTATCATGCATGGGCGTTTGATTTTTCTGGAAAACTCGTAAACGCAAGAAACTCAGAAAATGTTGCTGGCTTTAACAAGGATGAATTTTCACTCAAAGAAGTAAAACTTGAAGTATTTTGCGGAATGTTAATGGTGAATTTAGATTTAAATGCAAAACCATTTGCTGAACAATTTAAAGGATTAGAAGAAGAGATTAGACAATACATGCCTTCTGTTGACTCTTTAGAGTATGCTCAAAGGGATACCTTTGATGTAGCTTCTAATTGGAAGGTGCTAGTTGATAACTTTTTAGAGTGTTATCATTGTTCACCTGCTCATAAAGACTTCGTTGATTTAGTTGATATGAATTCATACCGTACCATAACTCATAAAAGATATTCATCTCAATGTGCTGCTGCTCCATTAAAAACTAATAGCAAAGCGTATAGCTTTGAGCCAGGGGATGTGGATTTTGGATATGCTGGCTTTTTTGTTTGGCCTAATTTTACGATTTGGATCTATCCGGGAGAAGCCAACTTATCAGTTTTGCAAATGAACCCCTCTTCACCAAATAGAACAATCGAGTATCAAGACTGGTTTACTCCTGGAGGTAAATTATCCCCTCAGCTAAAAGAAGCAGCTGACTACCAAAAAGATGTTTTGCAACCAGAAGATATTGGTCTTTGTGAAAGTGTGCAACAAGGCTTGAATTCTAAGGCCTATAATCAAGGACGATTTATAGTTGATAAAGGATTAACAGAACTGTCTGAGCACGCAGTACATCACTTTCAGTATATGGTGGTAGAAGCTCTAGGCGCTAACCTAGAGTAAAAAACAATAACTAACACCTAGATATTTAAATTTACACTCTTTCAGGAATAGAAGTGTCCTTGCCTCGAGGAATAGCTTTCTCTTTATCATAAAAAGGAAGATCAACAACAGAACAAGGAGATTTGCCACCATCTGTGTTTTCAACTGTAATACCTTCTTGATCTAGCCAATGTCCCGCTTCATAAAAACGAGCATAAGCTATATTAGTTTTTAGAGTTGGGGAAAAAACGGAAGCAGATAAGTATCCAACTTCTTTTTGACTTTGATCAAAAAGTTTAGCTTTATATTTAAAGCTATCATCACAAGTAATACCAAATATTTTTTTTCCTTTTTGAGATTGGCTAATTTTTACTAAAGCATTCTTACCGATAAAATCGGGCTTGTCCAAATCAACCAAGGCTCCAAGACCTGCATCAAAAGGATTCATAGTAATATCAAAATCAGTGATATTATCCATAATACCAGCTTCAATTCTTCTTGTTTCCATTGATAAAATTCCATCAACTTCCATTCCAAGAGGCTTGCCTTTTGAAATAAGTTCACTCCAAAGTTTTTCACAGTCAGTCTTATCACCTTGAGTATAAATTTCGTAACCTCTCTCTGAAGTCCATCCAGTTCTAGAAATGTATACTTCTTGATCAGCTACTGTAAAAAATCCAGACTGGTAGTACTTTAAATTTTCATCAACTGCTCCATTTGTAACTGCTTTGATAACCTCTAGGGATTTGGGACCTTGGATTTGTATTACTCGAGAATTAGGATCAGAAATATTTACATCATATCCTGATTTGTGAGCCATTAACCATGTTTCAAGAGCACCATCCGGTTGAACATACCAAAATCTATTTTCCTCTAATCGAAATAAGATACCGTCCATAAAAAGGCCACCATCCTCATTACAAGCTATGGCATATCTTCCTCTTCCCACATTCATATTTGCAATTTTTCTTGAAAAAATTTTTTCTAAAAACTCCACAACTTGAGGGCCGTCAATTTGTATGGGTTTCTCAGGAACATCATAAAGAACAGCTCTTTGTCTTAATGCCCAATACATATCCTCATTATCATTGCCAAGATATATAGGATAAAAACGACCTGCATAAACACCATAAACAACACTTTCATTATCGTAAAAATGGAAAAAAGGGCCTTTATCAAATCTTTTACTACCAATTAAAAGTCTGGTGCGATCAGAGTGGATAGAATTACTGCTCATAAATTAATCCTTTCAAACTAATTTATTAGAAAAACTAAAAATTAGATTTATAATTATATTTTATATAGTTGAATATAAATAATAATTGATACAAAAAAAGTCATAAGAACTATGAATATTTTAGAAATTCTAAAAAATGTCTAATTGGCTTCCTTCATTGAATGCCCTAAGAGCTTTTGAGGTAACGGCAAGAAAAAAAAGTTATAGAAAGGCTGCTGAAGAATTAGGAGTTACTACTGCAGCTGTAAAACAGTTAGTTGAAAAACTAGAAAATCTTTTAGGTGAAAAACTTTTTTTAGGAAGGGGTCAAAATTTAAAAATTACTTCAGTCGGTGAAGTAGGTCTGGAAGAGTTAAGTATTTCATTCAAACAAATTGAGAGAACAGTTAATAGAATGAAATCTTATAAAAATAAAAACAGATTAGTTATAACTTGCGAACCCTCTTTTGCTTCAGCATGGCTTGTCCCTAGATTAAATAAATTTAAAACGCTTAATCCTTCAATAGAGGTTTTAATTGACTCGTCCCCGAAAGTTGTAAGTCTTTCAGATGGATCTATTGATTTAGCAATACGTTTTGGGGTAAATGATTATAGCTCCCGATTAAATGTAGAAAGGCTATACGACGAGTCTCTTGCTCCTTACTGTAGTCCCTCGTTAATTCATGGTTCAAAAAAGATATCTAAATTTTCAGAAATTGAAAATTACCCATTACTAAGATGGGATACCTCCCAATTTAATTGGTCTAATAATACCAAAAGGTGGATGGATTGGGAAAATTGGATAAAATTTGCAAAATTAGATACTACTTTGAATTTAAATTATGGTCCAAAGTTTACAGAGTATAATCTTGCCCTTCAATGTGCCATTGCAGGACAAGGATTTATACTTGGCAGTACACCAGTTTTGAGTGACTTAATAAAGAAAGGATTGTTGATAGATCCTTTTAATTTATCAATAAAAACTGACCTTGGTTATGATTTGGTCTATGAAAAGAAAGCTTTTATTAAACCTGAAATTGAAAAGTTTATCAGTTGGATAGTTTCTGAAAAAAAAAATAATTAATTCAAAATTGTGTAAATGTGGATTTTATTTCCATCCAAATCTCTTATATACGCTCCATAATAATTTGGTGTATGGTCTCTTAATCCAGGTTCGCCCTCATCAAAACCACCTGAATTAATAGCTGTATCGTAAAATAAATCGACGTGTTCCTTGGTTTCTGCGGTAATAATCATTTGGGTTCCATTGCCGTGAGTTGCATTTTTCTTATTAAAGGGTTTGATTATCCAAAAACACTCATCCTCACCATTTTTACCATAACCAACCTCATTTTCTGTAGTTTGGTGACGTATAACGCCTATAGTTTTAAAAACTTTGTCGTAAAAATCTCCTGATTTTTTAAGATCGTCCGTTCCAAAACACAAGCCAGAATAAAACATCTATTGATAATAAATGATTAAGCTCTGACCCTTGATTTGGTTGGATCATAAAAAGGAAATGGAACTACTTTTGCTTTAATTCGTTTTTGATGACCATCGAGCTTTCCGATTTCTACCTCTGTGTCTAATTCACAATAATTAATGTTCATTCTACAAAGAGCAATATTTTTATTAAGAACAGGTGATTTCATTCCACTGGTTATTATACCAATTTGCTCTCGACCATTTCCAGAGGGGTGAACGCAATCGCCATGACCACAAATTTCATTACCTTCAATTTCAAGTCCAACTAATTTTCTTTGTGGATTAGCTTTTCTTTCAATTAAATTATCTTTACCGATAAAGTCATCCTCTTTTGATTTTAAAGGAACGGTAAATCCTATTCCCGCTTCGAAAGGATCTGTTTGATCATCAAATTCATAATTAGCAAAAATTAATCCAGCCTCAATTCTCACTAGATCAAGAGCATCAAGGCCCATAGGAGCAATATCAAATTCTTTTCCTGCTTCCATCACGGCATCCCAAATTTCCGCAGCCTTACTTGGATGGCAAAAAATTTCGTAACCTAATTCACCTGTATAACCTGTTCTCGATACCATAATCGGTATTCCATCAAGAGTATGAAGACGACCGACGGTAAATCTAAACCATTCTAAATCTTCTAAAGTAGTTTGATGAGGTGGTGTCCAAACAATCTTTTTAAGAATTTCTCTACTCTTAGGACCTTGGACAGAAACATTATGGAGATTATCTGTAGATGATTTAATCCATACTTTTAAACCCATTTCTTTTGCTTTATTTCTTAACCACTCACCACAATACTCATCACCACAAATCCATCTAAAATTATCATGGGTCATTTTAAAAACAGTACCATCGTCCAACATGCCGCCATGGTCATAACACATCGCGGTATAAACAACCTGTCCCACAGAAAGCTTTCTTATATTTCGAGTACAAGTTCTTTGAAGCAACTCTTCTGCATCAGGACCTCTAACTTCAAATTTTCGAAGTGCCGATAAATCCATAATGATAGCTCTTTCACGGCAGGCCTCATACTCTTGTAAGGCACCATAATTATTAAAGTTAGAAGCAAGCCAATAACCTTTATATTCAACTATGTTTTCAGTTAATGCAGCTACCCTCGGGTGAAACCCGGTCTCTTTGGTTAATTTTGGTTCTGAATCTGCTTTCATTCTATACGCTACTCCTTTACTAAAAGGCTTATTGGGCCTGTAAACTCTAACAAATATGTCTGTTGGATTCCATCCGTTTGCAGCATCCACATCATCAGGACATGCTGAAGATACACAAACTAAGTTTTTTAATGCTTTAAACATTACATAGTCACCCGGTCTGGACCAAGGCTCATCAAAAATTAAAGAATTATTTGCATCAATAGCCGTGTTATAAAACAAGTTGATGGCATTCCATCCCAATCTTTTTCTTAAAGTAAATTTATCGAGGACTCTATTAAAGTTATCAGAGCAATTCGGATGACCAAAATAACCTAAGTCATCATAAAATTTAGATGTGCAAGCTGTTCCAAAAGTATCGTGTCTTCCTACAGTGTCCCTATAAACTTCCACCATTGGGAATTGATTTTCATCATAATATTTTGAGTGGAGTCCCGGCATAGGAAAAGCTGAGCCCATTAAATATCTACTATTAGTTGTATCGATAGCTAATTCTTGTCCTTTATGAAGTTTGTCAGCATCAAAAGCCATAAAGTCAGAACATTGTCTTCCATAAATATCTATAATTTGAATAAAGTCGCCCTCTTTAACTTCATATGACATTGCTGTGTAACGATTTACAAAAATTTCCTCAACAGGATCCATTAAAGGATCAGGTAGTAAAAACTCCCCCTCTTCTCTTTTTCTAGATCTTTGAACTATTACTCTTAATTCTGAAGCGGGAATATTTTCATGAGTAATTTCAGTCTCCCCAGGCGCTGAAATAATACAAATAGCTGAGTCATTGGAGTCAAACTCCTCAACGCTATTTGCTTGAGCTTCTTTAGAAAAAACAAGAATGGATTGATTGATAGAATTAACTTCATGTCCAAGTCTTTTTAATTTTGAAAAAGCTATTTGGGCGGACTCATCATTACTTGTTAAAATTTTTTTTGTTAGCTCACCTTTGTGTTCACTTTTCAGGCTTAAAGGTGACAGGCTACACTCACCCTTTGAATTAAATGCAACAAGTTCAGCTTGCTGAAGACCTTCTAAATTAATTATTTTGAATTTATCACCTGGCTCCAGTTTAAGAGTGACAGATCCACCAGCAGATACTAAATAATTTTCTAAATCATCACCTAAGGCTGGTAAACCGGGTTCGTAAGGTTTGGTTATTCTAGGTATAATCATAATTAATGAGACATTTTTGAAAATAAATTCAAAACCATAGCTCCTAACACTATTAAAGATATTCCGATTACACCAGGTATATCAACAACGTTTTTAAAAAATATTACACCAAGAAGTGTGATCAGGACTATTCCTAAACCAGCCCAGATCGCATACACATATCCTATTGAAACAAATTCATTCAGGCATTTTGAAAGGAAATAAAAACAAATAATATAAGAAATGCCCATCACAATAGTTGGGGTTATTTGAGTGTATCCATTAGAAAGTTTGAGTGAGATTGTGGCAACTACCTCGAAAATTATAGCTAGAAGTAAATAAAAAAACTTTAGCATTAAGCGAGACCTAATGCTTTTTTTCTATCCTCTGCCCAATTTCTTACAATGACATCTACTGATATTGCTATGAGTGATACAAAAACACCTAAGGTTAGAGCGACTCCCGCCCCATCTTTTGTTCTCGATAAAGCACCAAAAATAATTTGACCTAGGTCCTCAGTTCCAATTAATGCACCAAGAATTACCATTTGAAGGGAGAAAACTACTGTTTGATTTACACCTAGCATGATAGTTGGAAAGGCAATCGGTATTTCAATATTTGTCCATCTTTGCATTCTAGTTACACCTGACATGGTACCAGCCTCATGTAATTGTAAAGGAACGCTTTTTAAACCCCACACAGTATAACGAGTAGCAGGGACTGTTGCGTAGACAATCGCAGCAATCAAAACAGAGGTGTCAGTAATGTTAAATAAAAAGATAACAGGTATTAGATAGACAAATGAAGGGAATGTTTCAAAGAAATCACAAACTGACAATATAAACTTAGAGCCCCTTTCAGTCTGTGCAAAAATCGAACCGACGATTATTCCATTAAACGAAGCCATAACCACAGCAAAAGTTGCCATGTACATTGTAATTAAAGCTCTATCCCAATACTCAGAAAGAGCGATAAATAATAACATTCCTCCAACTAACAGACCTGTTCTCAGTCCTCCTACTATGTATGCAACTCCCATAGCTAGAGTAAAGGTTGCCACTACAGGCATTCCTAAATAGGCTTTTTTCATTGGTCCTAAAACTTGGGTTAATAAAAATTTATTAAATGCATTCAATGAATAGAAGAAAGTCTCCCATACCCAATCGACACCAGCATCTATATAGTGAGCTATAGTTAGACCTTTTTCAATTGGAATAATATAAAGATAATTAATTTTATCGAAATAACCATTAGCGATAAAAGCTACTATAGAGAAAACAACTATTGAAATAGCAAAAATTATTAGCGATCTATATCGCTGAAGAAATGTCAAATCCTCAAAATAATCTATTGGCTTATTAGCCCAAGCTTTTGTGTATCTATCAAGAATAACGGCAATAAAAACAATACATAGACCAGCTTCAGCAGCTTTTCCAATTTTTAAACTGTTTAAAGCTACTTTTAAATTTAAACCTAATCCATTAGCTCCAACAAATGAAGCTATCACAACCATCGCTAAACATTGCATGATAACTGTATTCACACCATTTAATATGTCTCTTCTTGCAGTTGGTATTAGAACTTTGAATAAGAGTTGCCGTTTAGTGCAACCGCTCATCAGACCGGCCTCTACTACTTCTGGAGAAATTCGTTTTAATCCTAGTATTGTATTTCTGATCATTGGAGGAGTGGCAATAATGATCGTTGCGATTGATCCTGCATGATCCCCTAATCCAAAGAGAGCAATAATGGGAACCAGATATGCAAACTGTGGCATTGTCTGCATTATGTTTAATACAGGCTGTAATGCTGTCTCTACTTTTTTATCAAGGTAGCCCCAAATTCCAAAAGAAAGTCCCAAGACAAAACAAATTGGAGTAGTAATTAATACAAAAGATAGAGTTTGAATGGAGGGAACCCAATTTCCAAAAACAGAAACATATAAAGCGCCAATACCTCCCAACAAACCAAGCCTAAAACCGTTTAATTGATAGCCTAATAAAAAAGCACCTACTGTAGCGGCAGTCCAAGGTAATGCAGGCCAAGATAGCCAATCATTTTCTTTTAGCCAGGCGTCGCTCACAAAGATATCAATAATTTTATCTCCACCTAAAAGCAGTTCTCTTACAAATGTAATTAAGAATAAAAGACTTTGAGAAACTGTTTTTGTAAATTCTCTAAAGGCTGCTTTTTCCTCGTACATTTCAAATACGGGATCCCAGACCTTTAATGGGAACCATTCATAAAGAGCATTAAAAATAATATTGTTAATCCAAAGCGGAATTCCTTTTAGAACAGATGGCAGTCTCCATAAATAATTACCTTCATTATGTGGAATTAAAAAATATAAAGCAAAAAAGACTACAAATAATAAACCAAACTGGGATGGTTTCGATGTTCTTAAAATTTCTAAGTAGCTTTTATTCACCGAATAAAACTTTGATAACTTTTGTAGGGTTTATCGAGCCAACTATTTTATTTTGGTCATCAATAACATTAATTATATCTTTACTATTCAGAATTTTTTCTGCAACAGTCTCAATAATATCATCTTTATTAACAGCGCTCTCTCCAGATGCACTTGAATTAACAGAGTCCATTATTGACTCTATCTTTAAAACCTTTTCTCTTGGGACATCTTGGGTAAATTTTTTAACATAGTCAGTAGCTGGATTTAAAACAATGTTATCAGGTTTGTCTAATTGTTCGATTATTCCGTCTTTCATGATCGCAATACGATCCGCAAGTCTTAGGGCTTCATCAAAATCATGAGTTACAAACATAATTGTTTTATTTAAAACAGATTGAAGTCTTAGAAACTCATCCTGCATTTCTTTTCTAATCAAAGGATCTAAAGCAGAAAAAGGTTCATCTAAAAACCAAATATCTGGCTCAACTGCAAGTGAGCGTGCAATACCGACACGTTGCTGTTGTCCACCTGATAGTTCTCTTGGAAAATAATTTTCTCTACCTTTTAATCCAACGAGTTCAACCATCTCTAAAGCTTTGTGAATACTATTTTCAGTAGTGACGCCTTTAACTTGTAACGGGAAGGCAATATTTTCTAAAACTGTTTTATGGGGAAGAAGGGCAAAATTTTGAAAAACCATTCCCATTTTCTCTCTTCGAAGTTCAATGAGTTGTTTACTATTCATTAGGCAAATATCTTCACCATCTATGAGAATTTTTCCAGCTGTTGCGTCTGTTAGTCTAGATATACATCTTAAAAGCGTAGACTTACCAGAACCAGAAAGGCCCATAACAACTAACATCTCTCCCTTGTTTACATCAAAGGAAGCATCATTAACTCCAACTATACAGCCAGCCTCTTGAAACTTTTTAGCATCCACTTTTCCATTATTCTCAGATAGAAGTTTTCCAGCATTATCTCCAAAAATTTTATATACAGACGAACAACTAATAGTGGGTGACATTTTTATTTATTTATCTCCTGAAATTTATAATACCCCCACTAAGATAAATCTTAAATGGGGGTATTGAATAAAGTATTACTACTTCATAAAGAGATCAATTTGATCTCTGTTATTAGCGATATAAGCAGTAGCAGCTTCAGCGTGAGTCATGCCACCGTTATCAACGTAGTTAGCCATTTCACCAATATTACCTGATGTAAATTCCATTTTTGTGTAGAACTTATATGCAGATGTATGAGTGATTGGGAACTTGATGTGTGCTGCTTTCTTTAACCAACCGATTGGAGAACCACAACCAGTAGTTTCTAAAGAACCACCGTCTTCAAGTCTACAACCTTGGAAGAACTCTGGGAATTCGATAAATACGAAACCTTCAGCATCAGTAAAGTTTGGTGTCCAGTTAAAGATCACAGTACCTCTACCTTCTTTTTTAGCAGCAGCTAATTCAGCCCATAATGCATCAGCACTACCAGCAAACTTAACCATCCACTTATCATCTAAGCCAAGACCCTTAAGTCTGTTAGGCATCACGTCTGTGTGCCACTCATAAGGACCTTCAAGCCATCTTCCTTTGCCTTCTGAGTCAGGAGTTTGGAAGTTAGCTACACACTCATCAGATTTTAAAGCTTCCCAATTTGGTAGGCCTGGGCAAAGATTTTCATCGATAACCCACTGTGGAACACCCATATCTTCTAGGGTTGGAGCTGCGTGTGAACCAGCATCAATTAGACCACCTTTGTCCATAGCTTCGTAGAAAGGTTTAGCCATAGTTGACTGCCAAGTTTCATGTGCAACATGCAATTCACCAACACGAACAGCTTCATATCTAGTAGCTGATTCTGATGGTACTAATTCAACATCGTATCCAAGCTCTTCAAAAGCTTGCTTCATAACATTAGCCATAACAATTTGGCTTGACCAGTTTAAAACTGGAATTCTAATTGGATCAGCTGCTTTAGCTACAGTAGATAAACCAGCTAATAAAACTAGAGTGTAAAATAATGAAAGTAGTTTTTTCATTTATTCCTCCATTTCCTATTATAATAGTTAAGTAATATTATGATAATTATTCATGTCGTTGAAGCGAAAAAATTCATATAGTGAAACAAAAT
The window above is part of the alpha proteobacterium HIMB59 genome. Proteins encoded here:
- a CDS encoding ligand-binding protein, OpuAC family (PFAM: Substrate binding domain of ABC-type glycine betaine transport system), with amino-acid sequence MKKLLSLFYTLVLLAGLSTVAKAADPIRIPVLNWSSQIVMANVMKQAFEELGYDVELVPSESATRYEAVRVGELHVAHETWQSTMAKPFYEAMDKGGLIDAGSHAAPTLEDMGVPQWVIDENLCPGLPNWEALKSDECVANFQTPDSEGKGRWLEGPYEWHTDVMPNRLKGLGLDDKWMVKFAGSADALWAELAAAKKEGRGTVIFNWTPNFTDAEGFVFIEFPEFFQGCRLEDGGSLETTGCGSPIGWLKKAAHIKFPITHTSAYKFYTKMEFTSGNIGEMANYVDNGGMTHAEAATAYIANNRDQIDLFMK